A window of the Microvirga terrae genome harbors these coding sequences:
- a CDS encoding phospholipase D-like domain-containing protein, with amino-acid sequence MLDGGPERWKPNPTACNLELAATLRGADSGRRAAIREFAPEVTITMPTKPSILGDRLPSAGLRHVLVQHTDTAFQELAASASLSLVVMTPFLNEEGARWALDILSSSKAATKILVIRNRSKIRPEVRPILSEICARSVQVFDYYLPVEVREYETFHAKVVLADDRLAYLGSANFLRYRRHSVEMGVVVKGEAAKTVHFVVSAILGIAQPIAY; translated from the coding sequence GTGCTCGATGGAGGTCCCGAACGATGGAAGCCAAACCCGACAGCCTGCAACCTCGAACTCGCAGCTACCCTCCGCGGCGCAGACTCAGGGAGACGGGCGGCCATACGAGAATTCGCGCCCGAGGTCACGATCACAATGCCGACAAAGCCAAGCATCCTAGGCGACAGGTTACCCAGCGCCGGCTTGCGCCACGTGCTCGTGCAACATACCGATACTGCGTTCCAGGAACTAGCTGCGTCGGCGAGCCTTTCACTCGTGGTGATGACGCCATTCTTGAACGAGGAAGGAGCGCGATGGGCACTGGATATTCTGTCATCGTCCAAGGCCGCGACGAAAATTTTAGTAATCCGCAACCGTTCCAAGATCCGGCCCGAGGTACGCCCAATCCTTTCGGAGATTTGCGCGAGGAGTGTTCAGGTCTTTGATTATTACCTCCCTGTAGAGGTAAGGGAGTATGAGACCTTTCACGCAAAGGTGGTGCTCGCTGATGACAGGTTAGCCTATCTCGGATCAGCGAACTTCCTGAGGTACCGCAGGCACAGCGTCGAAATGGGTGTTGTGGTCAAGGGCGAGGCCGCAAAAACGGTCCACTTTGTGGTCTCCGCCATATTAGGCATAGCTCAGCCAATCGCCTACTGA